One Paenibacillus riograndensis SBR5 DNA segment encodes these proteins:
- a CDS encoding aldo/keto reductase, producing the protein MESAMAAAGLRPLGQSTLSVSPLGLGCWQFSRGKGIVGKYWGNLEDADILEIVRVSLEGGMNWVDTAEIYGGGKSEEALAYVLDQLKREGRPYATPLIATKWWPLFRTANSITSTIDERIRCLGGRDIDLYQIHQPFSLSTIASEMKAMAGLVQAGKIRNVGVSNYSAKQMTEAHHLLRQYGLNLVSNQVKYNLLDRKIDRNGTMEAAKALGISIIAYSPLQQGILTGRFHKDPAQIRAVSRVRRIQSGLDDKSLARSKPLIDSLTVLADKYGATPGQIALNWLIHYNGETVVAIPGASKVRHAQENIGALGFRLEKDELEHLNDVSWSALKS; encoded by the coding sequence ATGGAATCAGCAATGGCAGCTGCCGGCTTGCGACCCTTGGGGCAATCAACATTATCCGTGTCTCCGCTGGGACTTGGCTGCTGGCAATTCAGCCGGGGTAAAGGCATTGTCGGGAAATATTGGGGCAATCTCGAAGATGCGGATATTCTGGAAATCGTACGTGTAAGTCTGGAAGGGGGAATGAACTGGGTCGATACTGCGGAGATTTACGGTGGCGGGAAATCGGAGGAGGCGCTTGCTTACGTGCTGGACCAGCTAAAGAGGGAGGGCCGTCCTTACGCCACTCCCCTGATTGCCACCAAATGGTGGCCGTTATTCCGCACAGCTAATTCCATTACCTCTACGATTGATGAGCGGATCCGTTGCCTTGGCGGCCGGGATATCGATTTGTATCAGATCCATCAGCCCTTTTCCCTGTCCACGATTGCCAGTGAGATGAAGGCGATGGCTGGACTTGTGCAAGCGGGCAAGATCCGGAATGTAGGGGTCAGCAACTACTCGGCGAAGCAAATGACTGAAGCACATCACCTGCTCCGGCAATATGGCCTGAATCTTGTGTCCAACCAGGTGAAATACAACCTGTTGGACCGGAAAATCGACCGGAATGGAACTATGGAAGCTGCGAAAGCGCTGGGCATCTCGATTATTGCCTATTCCCCACTGCAGCAGGGGATTCTGACCGGACGCTTCCACAAGGACCCTGCGCAGATCCGGGCTGTTTCCCGGGTGCGGCGGATACAATCCGGACTGGACGACAAAAGTCTGGCCCGCAGCAAGCCATTAATCGACAGCTTGACAGTGCTTGCGGATAAGTATGGGGCTACTCCTGGCCAGATTGCGCTGAACTGGCTTATTCATTATAACGGGGAGACGGTAGTCGCCATCCCGGGAGCTTCCAAAGTCCGTCACGCACAGGAGAATATCGGAGCCTTAGGCTTCCGGCTTGAGAAGGATGAGCTGGAGCATCTGAATGATGTCTCCTGGTCAGCGCTGAAATCCTGA